A portion of the Malania oleifera isolate guangnan ecotype guangnan chromosome 3, ASM2987363v1, whole genome shotgun sequence genome contains these proteins:
- the LOC131151630 gene encoding beta-amyrin 28-monooxygenase-like, producing MELTSLTFVLSSSFLLSFLFLTLLIYKHKSNASHLPNLPPGTTGLPFIGESLEFLSTGRKGHPEKFIYDRMARFSSQVFKTSLLGESTAVFCGTAGNKFLFSNENKLVTVWWPNSVNKIFPSSQQNSSKEESKKMRKLLLGFLKPEALQRYIGIMDTIAQRHFEESWENNKNNEVVVFPLAKRFTFWLVCGLFLSIEDPVQVSKFADLFNVLSSGIISIPIDLPGMPFNRAIKASNLIRKELRAIIKQRRIDLAENRASPAQDILSHMLLTADEDGQFMNELNVANKILGLLIGGHDTTSAAITFVVKYLAELPHVYNEVYKEQMEIAKAKAPGEVLNWEDIQKMKYSWNVACEVMRLAPPLQGAFREAINDFIYSGFSIPKGWKLYWSANSTHRNPECFPEPEKFDPSRFEGNGPAPYTFVPFGGGPRMCPGKEYARLEILVFMYNVVKRFKWEKLLPDEKIIVDPMPMPAKGLPVRLLPHKP from the exons ATGGAGCTCACCTCCTTAACCTTCGTTCTCTCCTCCTCCTTTCTCCTCAGCTTCCTCTTCCTCACCCTCCTCATCTACAAACACAAATCCAATGCCTCCCACCTCCCCAACCTCCCACCCGGCACCACCGGCCTCCCCTTCATCGGCGAGAGCCTCGAGTTCCTCTCCACTGGGAGGAAGGGGCATCCCGAGAAGTTCATCTACGACAGGATGGCCCGCTTCTCCTCCCAGGTCTTCAAGACCTCGTTGCTTGGTGAAAGCACCGCAGTTTTCTGCGGCACAGCCGGCAACAAGTTCTTGTTCTCTAACGAAAACAAGCTGGTCACTGTTTGGTGGCCAAACTCCGTGAACAAGATCTTCCCTTCATCTCAACAAAACTCTTCGAAAGAAGAATCGAAGAAGATGCGAAAGCTCCTCCTCGGGTTCCTCAAGCCCGAAGCCCTTCAAAGGTACATTGGCATCATGGACACAATCGCTCAAAGACACTTCGAAGAGAGTTGGGAAAACAATAAGAACAACGAAGTGGTTGTGTTTCCTTTGGCCAAGAGGTTCACCTTCTGGCTGGTATGCGGGCTGTTCTTGAGCATAGAGGATCCTGTCCAAGTTTCCAAGTTTGCAGACCTCTTCAATGTTTTGTCTTCCGGGATCATATCGATACCGATCGATCTCCCTGGGATGCCATTCAACCGCGCGATCAAGGCGTCAAACTTGATCCGGAAGGAGCTTCGGGCGATCATCAAGCAGCGGAGGATCGACCTCGCGGAGAATCGAGCTTCGCCCGCGCAAGACATATTGTCCCACATGCTTCTTACTGCGGACGAAGATGGACAGTTCATGAATGAATTGAATGTTGCAAATAAAATTTTGGGTTTGCTAATTGGAGGGCACGACACAACCAGTGCAGCCATTACATTTGTCGTCAAGTATCTTGCTGAGTTGCCTCACGTCTACAATGAGGTCTACAAGG AACAAATGGAAATAGCAAAAGCAAAAGCACCGGGAGAGGTGCTGAATTGGGAAGACATTCAGAAGATGAAGTACTCGTGGAATGTGGCGTGTGAAGTCATGAGGCTTGCCCCTCCCCTCCAAGGAGCCTTCCGCGAGGCCATCAACGACTTCATCTATTCTGGTTTCTCCATCCCCAAGGGCTGGAAG TTATATTGGAGTGCAAACTCAACCCACAGAAACCCGGAATGCTTCCCGGAGCCGGAGAAGTTTGATCCGTCAAGGTTCGAAGGGAACGGGCCAGCGCCGTACACATTTGTGCCGTTCGGAGGAGGGCCGAGGATGTGTCCCGGAAAAGAGTATGCAAGGCTGGAAATATTAGTGTTCATGTACAATGTGGTGAAGAGGTTCAAATGGGAGAAGCTGCTTCCTGATGAGAAGATCATAGTTGATCCCATGCCCATGCCTGCAAAGGGCCTCCCAGTTCGTCTTCTTCCTCACAAACCCTAA